A part of Halobacillus shinanisalinarum genomic DNA contains:
- a CDS encoding n-acetylglutamate synthase: MIDYNGRKFVSVENTANGEVSSKTFFDYKQDGNIISATYNGGEIRLGTLVGMVREDGCLEFRYNHVNIYNEIRGGKCVSTSEILPDGRIRLYENWKWLDEEGTEGSSTIEEVAL, from the coding sequence TTGATAGACTATAACGGACGTAAGTTTGTTTCAGTTGAAAATACAGCGAATGGAGAAGTTTCTTCAAAAACTTTTTTCGATTATAAACAAGATGGAAATATAATTTCAGCGACCTATAATGGAGGAGAAATTAGATTAGGCACACTGGTTGGAATGGTGAGAGAAGATGGGTGTTTGGAGTTTAGATATAATCACGTTAATATCTATAATGAGATAAGGGGCGGAAAATGTGTTTCAACTTCAGAAATCTTACCCGACGGTCGAATTAGGTTGTATGAGAATTGGAAATGGCTTGATGAAGAGGGAACCGAGGGAAGTTCAACGATTGAGGAAGTTGCTTTATAA
- the metE gene encoding 5-methyltetrahydropteroyltriglutamate--homocysteine S-methyltransferase yields the protein MTKVLSSTIGYPRIGEKREWKKTLEQFWKENLTKSEFLSEMENLRTNDLQKQQDIGIDLIPVGDFSLYDHVLDTAVMFGFIPDRFQHKGGEVPIELYFDIARGNDEAVASEMTKWFNTNYHYIVPEIESDAQPTLTENRLLHYFLEAKEKLGIIGKPVILGPVSFLKLAKGYEKEEFKNLLKKLVPLYIQVLHELERAGAEWVQVDEPILTTPMTKDDIQLFREVYDSMQNGVSSLKILLQTYFESVDHYKEVVSLPVAGIGLDFVHDEGANLDSLKKHGFPRDKYLAAGVINGRNIWSEDLDTKYAQLEHLLSEVEKDRLIVQPSCSLLHVPVTVTTEQDLDPVIKNALSFADQKLEEVTVLAEGLNDGRHTIEKNIEERTRCIELLWKSSSRNQADVQKEVELWKDIEPKRSTHYSSRQKIHQDYFELPLLPTTTIGSLPQTKEIRQARLKWRRGEWSDEYYQSFIEENTYEWIKRQEEIGLDVLIHGEFERNDMVEFFGEKLDGFAFTRYGWVQSYGSRCVKPPVIYGDVSLTKPMTVKEITYAQSLTKKPVKGMLTGPITILNWSFVREDISKFEVTKQIALALQKEIRFLEENNIHMIQVDEPALREGLPIKVEKQKEYLEEAVYAFRLATSSVHDETQIHTHMCYSEFGEIMDTIDQLDADVISIEAARSHGELISDFEKKSYEKGIGLGVYDIHSPRVPGVNEMESSILRALDVLHPRQFWVNPDCGLKTRGINETTDALKNMVEAARQIREKINNEVVVVEK from the coding sequence ATGACGAAAGTATTAAGTTCAACGATTGGTTATCCAAGAATAGGCGAAAAGAGAGAGTGGAAAAAAACCCTAGAACAGTTTTGGAAAGAAAACTTAACTAAAAGTGAATTTTTGTCTGAAATGGAGAATTTGCGTACAAACGATCTACAAAAGCAACAGGACATCGGTATTGATCTCATTCCTGTTGGTGACTTTAGTCTTTATGATCATGTGCTTGATACAGCAGTTATGTTTGGTTTTATACCTGACCGTTTTCAACACAAGGGTGGGGAAGTGCCAATAGAATTGTATTTTGATATCGCTCGAGGTAATGATGAAGCGGTGGCATCTGAAATGACAAAGTGGTTTAACACAAATTATCACTACATTGTGCCTGAGATTGAATCGGATGCCCAGCCAACACTAACGGAGAATCGGCTGTTACATTACTTTTTGGAAGCTAAAGAAAAACTCGGAATCATAGGAAAGCCGGTTATACTGGGTCCTGTTTCATTTTTGAAATTGGCGAAGGGTTATGAGAAAGAGGAATTTAAAAATCTGCTGAAAAAACTTGTCCCCCTATACATACAAGTTCTTCATGAGCTAGAAAGAGCTGGTGCCGAATGGGTGCAGGTGGACGAACCTATCCTAACAACGCCGATGACCAAAGATGATATACAGTTATTTAGAGAAGTATATGACTCTATGCAAAATGGTGTTTCAAGTTTAAAGATCCTTCTCCAAACGTATTTTGAATCCGTTGATCATTACAAGGAGGTCGTTTCCCTTCCAGTTGCCGGGATAGGCCTTGATTTTGTCCATGATGAGGGAGCCAATCTAGATTCATTGAAGAAGCACGGTTTCCCTAGAGATAAATATCTGGCTGCCGGGGTGATTAACGGCCGAAACATTTGGAGTGAAGATTTAGACACAAAATACGCACAACTTGAACATCTCCTTTCGGAAGTTGAAAAAGATCGACTTATCGTACAGCCTTCTTGCAGTTTGTTACATGTTCCAGTAACTGTAACCACCGAACAGGACTTGGACCCTGTCATAAAAAATGCGCTGTCATTCGCTGACCAAAAGCTTGAAGAAGTGACAGTGTTAGCAGAAGGGCTAAATGATGGTAGGCATACGATTGAAAAAAATATAGAAGAACGTACACGGTGTATTGAATTACTATGGAAGTCTTCCAGTAGAAATCAAGCAGACGTTCAAAAGGAAGTAGAGTTATGGAAAGATATTGAACCAAAACGTTCAACCCACTATTCCAGTCGCCAGAAAATACATCAAGATTATTTCGAGCTTCCGCTATTGCCGACAACAACGATTGGTAGTCTCCCACAAACAAAAGAAATTCGTCAGGCACGGCTGAAATGGCGAAGAGGGGAATGGTCTGATGAATATTATCAATCGTTTATTGAAGAGAACACTTACGAATGGATAAAACGCCAGGAGGAAATCGGGCTCGATGTACTCATACATGGAGAGTTTGAACGCAACGATATGGTCGAATTCTTTGGAGAAAAACTGGATGGGTTTGCATTTACGAGATATGGTTGGGTCCAATCATACGGCTCCCGATGCGTCAAACCTCCCGTCATTTATGGAGATGTATCTCTCACAAAACCGATGACAGTAAAAGAAATTACCTACGCTCAATCTCTAACAAAAAAACCTGTGAAAGGTATGCTGACTGGACCGATAACCATCTTAAATTGGTCATTTGTCCGTGAAGATATCAGCAAATTTGAAGTCACTAAACAAATTGCCTTGGCTCTACAAAAAGAAATAAGGTTTTTAGAAGAAAATAACATCCATATGATTCAGGTGGATGAACCAGCTTTACGAGAAGGCTTGCCGATAAAAGTTGAAAAACAAAAAGAATATTTGGAGGAAGCCGTTTACGCTTTTAGGCTTGCCACGTCTTCTGTGCATGATGAGACCCAAATCCATACACATATGTGTTATTCCGAGTTCGGGGAAATCATGGACACCATTGACCAATTGGATGCCGACGTCATTTCCATAGAAGCCGCCAGAAGTCACGGAGAATTAATTTCAGATTTTGAGAAAAAGTCATATGAAAAAGGGATTGGCCTAGGCGTTTACGACATCCATAGTCCAAGAGTGCCAGGAGTGAATGAAATGGAAAGCAGCATCCTGCGTGCATTAGACGTACTTCACCCGAGACAATTCTGGGTGAACCCTGACTGTGGGTTGAAGACAAGAGGAATTAACGAAACAACGGATGCCCTTAAAAACATGGTTGAAGCAGCCCGACAGATTAGAGAAAAAATTAATAATGAAGTAGTAGTTGTTGAAAAGTAA